TTACGGATGGAAGAAAGGGCTGAAGACCGGAATGTATTATCTCAGAACAAAATCTGCTGCTGATGCAATCAAGTTTACTGTTGACCAATCACAACTCAAACAGCCGGTAGCTGTTGCAGTTGAAGTGGCAAGCGAAGGAGCAGAAGTTGAGCAGCAAACCATCGCAACTGACCGCGCAACTATTTATAATGCAGAATCTCCGATAATAATTGCAGAAAAAGATTCTCTATCGCAAATTTCATGCTCACTAGATAATCCCGACAGTTGCGAAGCTTGTGGAAGTTAGCATTGCTTAACCATTCTTTTGAAAAGCCGAATTAAATTTTAGTTCGGCTTTTTTATTTTATCTCCATCTGTTTTTTACATTTGCATCATAAATTATTTCCCATGAACGCAAACGCACAATCCGCAATAGATGCCGTCAAAGCGCAGATGGACAAAGCCATCTCGCATCTTGAAACCGAAATTTCAAAAGTCCGCACGGGCAGAGCAAATCCATCCATGCTGGAAGGAATCCGCGTGGATTATTATGGAAACATGACACCACTCAACCAAGTGGCAAATGTGAATTCTCCTGATGCCCGCACACTGATGATTCAGCCATGGGAAAAAAGTATGCTCGAGCCGATTCAAAAAGCGGTGCAGGCAGCCAATCTTGGTTTCAATCCCGGAAATAATGGAACGTCTGTGATAATAAATGTTCCTGCACTTACGGAAGAGCGCAGAAAAGATCTGGTGAAGAAAGCAAAAGCGGAAGGAGAGAACGCCAAAGTGAGCATACGTAAAGCGCGCCAGGAAGGAAATGAGGCGGTTAAAAAAATTACCAAGCCCTCCCTTACGCAGGATGAAGTGAAAGAGGCGGAAGCAAAAATTCAGGAACTCACGGATTCATACAGCACCAAAGTGGACAAGCATCTTGAGCAGAAGGAGAAAGAGATAATGACTGTATAATAATTCAATTGGGCTAAAGCCCGCGCATTCCCTAATTAAAGTAGGAAGCGAAGGTACAAAGTAACTTCGCCACCTCTCACACCACTGTACATGCTTAGACGCATACAGCGGTTTCATAAAGTTTTAATCGTTTGTAGTTTGCCGATAAACTGTAGTAACCTTCTTTTGCAAA
This region of Bacteroidota bacterium genomic DNA includes:
- the frr gene encoding ribosome recycling factor — translated: MNANAQSAIDAVKAQMDKAISHLETEISKVRTGRANPSMLEGIRVDYYGNMTPLNQVANVNSPDARTLMIQPWEKSMLEPIQKAVQAANLGFNPGNNGTSVIINVPALTEERRKDLVKKAKAEGENAKVSIRKARQEGNEAVKKITKPSLTQDEVKEAEAKIQELTDSYSTKVDKHLEQKEKEIMTV